TAAAAAAACCACTTCTGGAGTTCGACGCAAACGGACGCGCTTACCTAAGTAGGAACGAATATAACCTGTTGCCGATTTTAACCCTTCCATTGTTTCTCGTCTGGCTTCTTCCGTCCCATAGATACTGACAAAAATTTTGGCGTGTTGTAGGTCGCCGGAAACATTGACATCCGTAATACTCACCATCCCCGTACCCACACGGTCATCTTTAATACCATCAATTAATATCTGACTGACCTCCCGTTTAATTTGTGAAGCCACGCGGGACACTCGACGATCTGTAGCCATGATATTACTACCCCCTCAAACAGTCTTATTCTTCCATTGTCTCAAGTTTAACGTGGTTATTTCTGATTTTGGCGACCCAATCCCGATAAAGCCTCATGATATCTTACGAATTGAAACGCATTTCTGGGTTTGCTAATGGAAAAAGAGTTTGAAATTCGCCAAAAAGTTAAAGTAATTGCCATTCCTCCTTATGTAAAAACGGCAGAACCCATGCCGATTTTACGTCCATCCAGCGTGATTAAACTCGGTGAAGTCGGTGTTGTGATTGATAGACGACCCGGCGGCTATTGGGGGGTTTTATTTCAAAAGGGAGCATTTTTAATGGAGAGCCAGTATATCGAAGTGGTGAAATCCTCTGAAAATAATAAGGATACGACTGAACATATTTGAATCTACTCTCACGCATCAAAGTGATGCCACCTATTTTCAGAAAATAGATTTAAACTTTCAAATAAAGATTGCCAAGGATGATCTTTAGGAATTAAAATTAAAACATTTCCAATTTTTTTGAGATAAACTTCATCTCCAGAAAATTGATATTCTTCGGGTAAGACTAGAGTTTGTTCATTGCTATTTTTTAAAAGTTTAGCAGTATCCATTGCTTTAATATTATTGAATGTGGGTTAATATTATTATATCAAATATAAGGGTTTATTGGCTTAGTATCAAACAGTTGTGGGGTCAGAGTCGGTATCAGGAATAAAGAATTNAGTGAACACCCAGCTTTCCCATATTGAGAGGCTTTCTTAAGCAGAGAATCAAGATTCCCTGCTAAACCTTTAACTTTATCAACCGTCTCAGGAATATTAGCGACATCAATGTACATTCCAGGAACGGGATAGTAGCTCACAATATCCAAGAAGGAAAGCTTCCCATCTTCACTGAGGGCATTGATTAGAGCCGCACGGATGGCTTTACCGTTAACCGCTTCAGTGCTGTAGGCGATTCCAGGTTTTCCCCGATGGGTTCTAACCGTTGTCCCGATAGTATCGGTTAATTCCTGGCCTTCTGGGGAATAGAGAATACAAGCAAAGGGAACTAGATCAAAGCCGACTTCTAAGGTCATTAGACCCCGAAGGGTATCCGCTTCAATTTTAGACGCCTTAACGATTTGGCCAATCGTTTTGGTCATTGTCCCAGTTTCGGCAAAATTCTTTAATTCACTAACCAAGATCGGGACTTGGAAAGGGCCGTAGGTTAGAATTACACGATCTTCCCCACAGAATACCGTGCGATCCGGGTTAGGGAAATCGAGAATCGGTGAAGGGACTCTCATGTAATCCGGGGATGGAGGGCAAGCGCTAGGATGGTGCGCTTTTGCTTGGGGAATCGGGACAACACTGTTGCTGACTAATACCCCAGCAAGTACCCCCAAAATCCATCTCGGTTGTAGTCTTTGAGGTTTTGGTATTTTCATTATCAACTGATAATTGCAAAAAAATCAGTTTGACACTCCGCGCTCTAAAGAAACGCAGATTCTTTAAGACTGGCTTAAAAGGGATAGTCAAATATCCCACTAGGCGCCCAAAACAATGACTAGATAAATCCAGTGTTGCAATTGCGCCTACTTTTGTGTTTTGAATTAACAGCTTAAAGGGTGTTGCTCAGTTTCACAAGAGCCAAGTCCGATTTTTTATTCAGAATCGGGAATTTGAAATCTGGAATCGCTTGTGGGGTGAGGGGTATAGCCCAAAAGAAAGTAAATACCTAAGATTACCTAAGATTAACTGGGTAACAGAATTAATAGGGATTTCAGGGCTTGTAGTGCTAATAACAGAACAACTGTACCCGCAATCAGAATTGTGGCAGGAACGAGAAGGGTTTGTAGACGACGTAAGGTTTGTTCAAGTTCCTCTTCGTAGTAATTTGTTAGTTTTTGTAAGGCTAAATCTAATCGTCCAGTTGCTTCCCCGGTGCGGATCATTTGTAAGGCTACCGCAG
The sequence above is drawn from the Planktothrix serta PCC 8927 genome and encodes:
- the rbfA gene encoding 30S ribosome-binding factor RbfA produces the protein MATDRRVSRVASQIKREVSQILIDGIKDDRVGTGMVSITDVNVSGDLQHAKIFVSIYGTEEARRETMEGLKSATGYIRSYLGKRVRLRRTPEVVFLEDRSLERGDKMLTLLNELAHNRKPDEEDFNDYGEEE
- the sipA gene encoding regulatory protein SipA, whose translation is MEKEFEIRQKVKVIAIPPYVKTAEPMPILRPSSVIKLGEVGVVIDRRPGGYWGVLFQKGAFLMESQYIEVVKSSENNKDTTEHI
- a CDS encoding antitoxin; this translates as MDTAKLLKNSNEQTLVLPEEYQFSGDEVYLKKIGNVLILIPKDHPWQSLFESLNLFSENRWHHFDA
- a CDS encoding alpha/beta hydrolase, which produces MKIPKPQRLQPRWILGVLAGVLVSNSVVPIPQAKAHHPSACPPSPDYMRVPSPILDFPNPDRTVFCGEDRVILTYGPFQVPILVSELKNFAETGTMTKTIGQIVKASKIEADTLRGLMTLEVGFDLVPFACILYSPEGQELTDTIGTTVRTHRGKPGIAYSTEAVNGKAIRAALINALSEDGKLSFLDIVSYYPVPGMYIDVANIPETVDKVKGLAGNLDSLLKKASQYGKAGCSLNSLFLIPTLTPQLFDTKPINPYI